Part of the Suricata suricatta isolate VVHF042 chromosome 8, meerkat_22Aug2017_6uvM2_HiC, whole genome shotgun sequence genome, AGGCTTTTAGATAAGTCCCCGGCAGCCCTTCCCACAGCCTTCCAGCAGGACACAGGGCTGGGAACAGGTCTCAGACACGTAGTGCCCGCCCACAGCTGCCCCAAGCTAGAAGGAGGACAACTCAAAGGGCTCCATACAAGGTGCTGGCAAGTTCATGACCTGCCACAGGGTGGCATTTCGGGGGCTCTGTCCCTTCTCAAAAAAGCCCACCCCTAGATGGCGTGGCCACACCCCCAGGTCATCGGAGCGGGCAGGTTTATGCCCGCCGCCCTGTGTATTGGGGCTCACAGCCCCTGTCACGCTCAAGAGTATCCCGGTTTGAATGGCAAATCCCAGGGTCACGTTGCCCTTAGACTCCCAGGTGAAACCTTGTGATCCTCTAGGGACGTCAAGACTCAGCCTCTGTTCAAAGCTTAGCGCCCCGTGGAATAATCCTCCTTTCTGTTTCATTCCAGGTGCATAGCGTAATGTCCATGTTGTTCTACACTCTGATCACAGCTCTTTTGATCGGCATACAGGCAGAACCACACCCAGAGAGCAATGTCCCAGCAGGACACGCCATCCCCCAAGCCCACTGGACGAGGCTGCAGCACTCCCTCGACACGGCCCTCCGCAGAGCCCGCAGCACCCCGGCCGGGGCAATAGCTGCGAGGGTGGCAGGGCAGACCCGCAACGTCACTGTGGACCCCAGACTTTTTAAGAAGCGGCGGCTGCGCTCACCCCGCGTGCTGTTCAGCGCGCACCCCCCGCCGGCGGCTGTGGACCCCCAGCATCTGGACCTGGAGGCCGGTGGCGCTGCCTCCTTCAACAGGACTCACAGGACCAAGCGCTCCTCCTCGCACCCCGTCTTCCACCGGGGGGAGTTCTCGGTGTGCGACAGTGTCAGTGTGTGGGTGGGGGACAAGACCACCGCCACGGACATCAAGGGCAAAGAGGTGACGGTGTTGGGAGAGGTGAACATTAACAACAGTGTGTTCAAACAGTACTTTTTTGAGACCAAGTGCCGGGACCCCACCCCCGTGGACAGCGGGTGCCGGGGCATTGACTCGAAGCACTGGAACTCCTACTGCACCACGACGCACACCTTCGTCAAGGCGCTGACCATGGACGGCAAGCAGGCTGCCTGGCGGTTTATACGGATCGACACCGCCTGTGTGTGCGTGCTCAGCAGGAAGGCTGGGAGAAGGGCCTGACCTACAGGacagcccccagcctccctgagccCCCCTCCACACCCTCCTGCGCCCCTCCCTACCTCAacctgtaaattattttaaattataaggaCTGCATGGTAATTTATAGtttatacagttttaaaaaaatcattatttattaaatttttggaAGCATCCCTTGTGCCGGCGCTCCAGTCATTTGTCCCACAGTGACCATCTACGGGGCTCGGGACGTTGCAGGGGGAATTAACCCGCAGCAACCCCTGGCGGGAATTCTgaccccagcccagccagctCTGCACACCTCAGGGAAGGCTGACTGGGTTCCGGTGTTAGCCTAAGCCGGACATGACTGGCAAGGGGAGTCTGCCGGATTGCAGCTTGGCTCTGCATTCCAGAGCCAAAGCTGCCTCATCCTTGGATTACCTGTCCCACCACCCCAATGCATGAGCCTTGATTGCTTCTCTCGGGGAAGTGTGCGGAGCCTCATCTGAAGCAGATCCCCCACCTCAGAGAGGCCCAGCCTGGGTCCTCTAGATAGGAGGAGACCCACACCGAACACTTGCGAGGCAGGCTTGGTCTTAGCCGGAGAGCTGCTTCTTGCTGAAATGCTGTCTGGAAGAATGGTAACAAAATAATCTCACGAGAGCTAACATGGGAGATCTGATTTCATGTTAAGATTGCCTTAGCACTAATGGCTGGTCCTCGATTTATCCTCCAGTGGCTTCCTGCAGAAAGACTTCATTATCTGCAAAAGCAGGAGGGCCTCCAACACTCTTCCCACCCCCGAGGGCCCCACGGCACCTTCCAATGGCCCCGGCGTTGGCCTCTGAGCAGAGAAGCCAGAGACCCTCCCAGAAAGAACTCTTTGATTTCTAATGGGGGCGAGGGGG contains:
- the NGF gene encoding beta-nerve growth factor isoform X1, which encodes MHSRERWEPEGSAASPGPLSCIPGTRWHAGPKLGSASGPNNGLSKGAPFCPGHTEVHSVMSMLFYTLITALLIGIQAEPHPESNVPAGHAIPQAHWTRLQHSLDTALRRARSTPAGAIAARVAGQTRNVTVDPRLFKKRRLRSPRVLFSAHPPPAAVDPQHLDLEAGGAASFNRTHRTKRSSSHPVFHRGEFSVCDSVSVWVGDKTTATDIKGKEVTVLGEVNINNSVFKQYFFETKCRDPTPVDSGCRGIDSKHWNSYCTTTHTFVKALTMDGKQAAWRFIRIDTACVCVLSRKAGRRA
- the NGF gene encoding beta-nerve growth factor isoform X2, which encodes MSMLFYTLITALLIGIQAEPHPESNVPAGHAIPQAHWTRLQHSLDTALRRARSTPAGAIAARVAGQTRNVTVDPRLFKKRRLRSPRVLFSAHPPPAAVDPQHLDLEAGGAASFNRTHRTKRSSSHPVFHRGEFSVCDSVSVWVGDKTTATDIKGKEVTVLGEVNINNSVFKQYFFETKCRDPTPVDSGCRGIDSKHWNSYCTTTHTFVKALTMDGKQAAWRFIRIDTACVCVLSRKAGRRA